Proteins encoded within one genomic window of Eurosta solidaginis isolate ZX-2024a chromosome 1, ASM4086904v1, whole genome shotgun sequence:
- the msb1l gene encoding uncharacterized protein MAL13P1.304 has product MGAKQTKIEGTYLPDTPIILTNSTPNAAVDNEKYDCKNFDAQDPRSPNICRTPISILTNFKCAVSTEGNKMSHTESAIGQLRRKFFKGFSYNLNDPRSPGYHFNRTQINFDDSQDKILNLDDTFADLFAETQAHAGLAEEQRVPDNLQLSTKNEDVQNKTNGGKENCDTKVEEEHELSTERIEELSNTDVEEEAKDLSIPSSSLQRTPNHLQDEIDPRSPTIGVDRTPIIFNDDDDETNESVLLESILATLSLNMSDVSICSIGSTNVSPSKQNGESYRNDSRQGQLFRKITHNRMRRTRANEKIPLKTRRLAKDVQKSPPRVFEDSENILPNAMNGRAFKLKSKNSAPGSNIKRTPLSCIKNSGNLQLRSAKMSVRSLNDRLDQSNDDSLVLEP; this is encoded by the exons ATGGGTGCTAAACAAACTAAAATAGAAGGTACATATTTGCCAGACACACCAATAATCTTAACAAATTCCACGCCGAACGCTGCTGTGGACAACGAAAAATACGATTGCAAAAATTTTGATGCACAAGATCCGCGATCACCAAACATTTGCCGTACACCTATAAGC atcttaACAAACTTTAAATGTGCTGTCAGCACAGAAGGTAATAAAATGAGCCATACTGAAAGCGCAATTGGCCAGTTGCGTCGGAAATTTTTCAAAGGGTTTTCTTATAATCTTAATGATCCTCGTTCACCGGGCTATCACTTCAATCGAACACAAATAAATTTTGATGACTCACAAGATAAAATATTGAATTTGGACGATACGTTTGCCGATTTATTTGCAGAAACACAAGCACATGCAGGTTTAGCCGAAGAACAAAGAGTGCCGGACAACTTGCAGTTATCTACCAAAAATGAGGatgtacaaaataaaacaaacggTGGGAAAGAAAATTGTGATACTAAAGTTGAAGAGGAGCATGAATTAAGTACCGAACGCATTGAGGAGCTATCCAATACTGATGTCGAAGAAGAAGCTAAAGACTTGTCAATTCCGTCATCATCTTTACAACGTACGCCAAATCATTTACAAGATGAAATAGATCCACGCTCACCAACAATTGGTGTTGATCGTACACCAATAATATTTAATGATGATGACGATGAAACCAATGAAAGCGTTTTGCTAGAAAGTATTTTAGCAACACTCTCATTGAATATGAGTGATGTTAGTATTTGTTCAATAGGTAGCACAAATGTAAGCCCTTCAAAACAAAATGGTGAGTCGTATAGAAATGATAGTAGACAGGGTCAATTATTTCGAAAAATTACGCACAATCGTATGCGTCGAACACGtgcaaatgaaaaaattccattaaAAACACGTCGTTTGGCAAAAGATGTTCAAAAATCACCACCGCGCGTATTTGAAGATAGTGAAAATATACTGCCAAATGCAATGAATGGCAGGGCATTTAAATTAAAATCGAAGAATAGTGCACCTGGTAGTAATATTAAACGAACACCACTTAGTTGTATTAAGAACAGTGGTAATCTACAATTGAGGTCTGCGAAAATGTCAGTTAGATCTTTAAATGATCGTTTAGATCAGTCCAACGATGACAGCTTAGTATTGGAGCCGTAA